A single window of Streptomyces cathayae DNA harbors:
- a CDS encoding ACP S-malonyltransferase yields the protein MLVLVAPGQGAQTPGFLTEWLDLPGAADRVAAWSEAIGLDLAHYGTEADADAIRDTAVAQPLLVAAGLLSASALGDIADLAPGAVAGHSVGEITAAAFAGVLDDSAALRLVRRRGLAMADAAAITETGMAALLGGDPDVTVAHLEKLGLTPANINGAGQIVAAGTKEQLAALEADKPEGVRRVVPLKVAGAFHTHHMGPAVEVLAKAAEDLAPGDPKVTYVSNKDGATVATGTEVLQRLVGQVANPVRWDLCMETFKELGVTALIEVCPGGTLTGLAKRSLPGVKTLALKTPADLDAARELVAEHA from the coding sequence GTGCTCGTACTCGTCGCTCCCGGCCAGGGCGCTCAGACGCCCGGCTTCCTGACCGAATGGCTCGACCTGCCCGGTGCCGCGGACCGCGTCGCCGCCTGGTCCGAGGCCATCGGACTCGACCTCGCCCACTACGGCACCGAGGCCGACGCGGACGCCATCCGCGACACGGCCGTCGCCCAGCCGTTGCTGGTCGCGGCCGGGCTGCTGTCCGCCTCGGCACTCGGTGACATCGCGGACCTCGCGCCCGGCGCGGTGGCCGGCCACAGTGTCGGTGAGATCACCGCCGCCGCGTTCGCGGGTGTCCTCGACGACTCCGCCGCGCTGCGCCTGGTCCGCAGGCGGGGTCTGGCCATGGCCGACGCCGCCGCGATCACCGAGACCGGTATGGCGGCGCTGCTCGGCGGCGACCCGGACGTCACCGTGGCGCACCTGGAGAAGCTGGGGCTGACCCCGGCGAACATCAACGGCGCGGGCCAGATCGTGGCGGCCGGCACCAAGGAGCAGCTGGCCGCGCTGGAGGCGGACAAGCCCGAGGGTGTGCGCCGGGTCGTCCCGCTCAAGGTCGCCGGTGCCTTCCACACGCACCACATGGGTCCCGCGGTCGAGGTGCTGGCCAAGGCCGCCGAGGACCTGGCTCCGGGCGACCCGAAGGTCACCTACGTGTCGAACAAGGACGGCGCGACGGTCGCGACCGGCACCGAGGTGCTTCAGCGCCTGGTCGGCCAGGTCGCGAACCCGGTCCGCTGGGACCTGTGCATGGAGACGTTCAAGGAGCTCGGGGTGACCGCGCTGATCGAGGTGTGCCCCGGAGGGACCCTGACCGGTCTCGCCAAGCGTTCGCTGCCCGGCGTCAAAACGCTGGCGCTGAAGACCCCCGCAGACCTCGACGCCGCCCGCGAGCTCGTCGCAGAGCACGCCTGA